From a region of the Candidatus Poribacteria bacterium genome:
- the purE gene encoding 5-(carboxyamino)imidazole ribonucleotide mutase — translation MSLQDQKTPLVGIVMGSDSDLEKMAEAAKVLEEFDVPFEITISSAHRSPERTLAWTEKIKAEGGKVIIAGAGRAAHLAGVIAAHTTLPVLGVPIDGGPLNGIDALYATVQMPPGIPVGTMAIGSGGARNAGLFAVQILATVFPELEAKLLAYKDKLSDGVAEKAARLQEVGYENY, via the coding sequence ATGTCCCTTCAAGATCAGAAAACTCCGCTTGTCGGTATCGTCATGGGAAGCGACTCCGACTTAGAAAAAATGGCAGAAGCCGCAAAGGTTTTAGAGGAATTCGACGTTCCATTCGAGATAACGATCTCCTCTGCGCACCGTTCGCCGGAACGAACGCTCGCATGGACAGAAAAAATTAAAGCAGAAGGTGGAAAGGTCATCATCGCAGGTGCTGGACGCGCAGCGCATCTCGCTGGGGTCATCGCCGCACATACGACACTACCGGTCCTCGGGGTCCCGATTGACGGCGGACCGCTCAACGGCATTGACGCGCTGTATGCAACAGTTCAGATGCCTCCCGGTATTCCGGTCGGAACGATGGCAATCGGATCTGGCGGTGCTCGGAACGCAGGACTCTTCGCTGTCCAAATTCTGGCGACTGTCTTTCCTGAACTGGAAGCAAAATTGTTAGCATACAAAGACAAATTGAGTGACGGTGTTGCAGAGAAAGCAGCGCGACTTCAAGAGGTAGGCTACGAGAATTATTAG
- a CDS encoding RraA family protein, producing MEEQLYAAVISDALDAVGYREQALRHTIRPLHPEIVVVGRAMPVQCVDVYDIPDKPYQQEIAAVDSLKQDDVFVCSTNESTRNCIWGELLSTAARARGARGAIIDGFVRDARQILAMGFPVFTTGVSPVDSSGRGDVVAYNVPIECGGVTVNPGDIVFGDADGVVVIPQAVEVDVLKAAFAKVVGENRTRDELRAGVTLREVYDKYGIL from the coding sequence ATGGAAGAGCAGTTATACGCTGCTGTGATTTCGGACGCACTTGATGCAGTCGGTTACCGCGAACAGGCACTGCGACATACTATCCGTCCCCTTCATCCAGAGATAGTTGTCGTCGGTCGCGCGATGCCTGTGCAGTGTGTGGATGTCTACGATATTCCAGATAAGCCATATCAGCAGGAGATCGCAGCGGTGGATAGCCTTAAACAGGACGATGTATTCGTCTGCTCTACGAACGAGAGCACCCGTAACTGTATTTGGGGAGAACTCCTTTCAACAGCGGCGCGTGCAAGAGGCGCGAGAGGTGCCATCATTGATGGGTTTGTCCGAGATGCTCGCCAGATTTTAGCAATGGGGTTTCCGGTGTTTACAACAGGGGTGTCGCCTGTTGATTCCAGTGGACGCGGCGATGTCGTCGCGTATAACGTTCCGATTGAATGTGGCGGTGTTACGGTTAATCCTGGCGATATTGTATTCGGTGATGCAGACGGTGTTGTTGTTATCCCACAAGCGGTAGAGGTAGACGTGCTTAAAGCTGCGTTCGCAAAGGTGGTGGGTGAAAATCGGACTCGTGATGAACTCCGTGCTGGCGTGACACTGCGCGAGGTTTATGACAAATACGGGATTTTGTGA
- a CDS encoding NIPSNAP family protein — MIYELRTYQVVPGKMKNLNDRFANITVPLFEKHGMKVIGFWETAIGEATTTELVYMLAFEDLGHYQRAWDAFIADPAWQEAKRLTEVGGPLVNVAGSKIIEPTDYSPLQ; from the coding sequence ATGATTTATGAATTGCGCACTTATCAGGTTGTACCGGGAAAGATGAAAAACCTGAACGACCGGTTTGCAAACATCACTGTTCCACTATTCGAGAAGCACGGAATGAAGGTTATCGGATTTTGGGAAACGGCTATTGGGGAGGCAACGACAACGGAACTTGTCTATATGCTTGCTTTTGAAGATTTGGGACACTATCAACGTGCATGGGATGCATTCATTGCCGATCCCGCGTGGCAAGAGGCGAAACGCCTAACGGAGGTCGGCGGTCCCTTGGTAAACGTCGCGGGTTCCAAGATCATTGAACCGACAGATTACTCACCACTGCAATAA